One window of the Micropterus dolomieu isolate WLL.071019.BEF.003 ecotype Adirondacks linkage group LG08, ASM2129224v1, whole genome shotgun sequence genome contains the following:
- the taf10 gene encoding transcription initiation factor TFIID subunit 10 produces the protein MNIDNVNQSVTTGVSSTPSSTSSNCIANDNAATNVSSIPSVTSNASAAMVTPSADTSVSNGVYVPGGITNGDVKPAFSTTPLADFLMQLEDYTPTIPDAVTGYYLNRAGFEASDPRIIRLISLASQKFISDIANDALQYCKMKGTASGSSRSKTKDKKYTLTMEDLSPALSEYGVNVKKPYYFT, from the exons ATGAATATTGACAACGTTAATCAGTCTGTCACAACTGGAGTGTCATCTACGCCGTCTTCAACTTCAAGTAACTGTATCGCAAATGATAATGCAGCAACCAACGTTAGCAGCATCCCTTCGGTCACCAGTAATG CTTCAGCGGCCATGGTGACACCGTCAGCAGACACATCTGTATCTAACGGTGTCTATGTCCCTGGTGGCATCACCAATGGAGATGTAAAGCCCGCCTTCTCCACCACCCCCTTGGCAGATTTCCTCATGCAGCTGGAAGACTACACTCCCACA atTCCTGATGCAGTTACAGGCTACTACCTTAACCGGGCTGGCTTTGAGGCTTCAGATCCAAGAAT AATTCGTCTGATCTCCCTTGCTTCTCAGAAGTTTATCTCAGACATTGCCAATGATGCGCTTCAGTACTGTAAAATGAAGGGCACTGCCTCAGGAAGCTCAAGGAGTAAGACAAAG GATAAGAAGTACACTCTGACTATGGAGGACCTGTCGCCTGCCCTTTCAGAATATGGCGTCAATGTCAAGAAACCATATTACTTTACGTAG